DNA sequence from the Thunnus albacares chromosome 22, fThuAlb1.1, whole genome shotgun sequence genome:
AGAACGCTCAAACAAATGATGATTAAACGAAGCACTGTGTGAGCTGTATTGTTGTAGAATGAATTAAACCCAGAAGACAATTAAGAAACATGAACATTGCATAAAGCTTAATGTGAATTTCATGTTGCCCCTGTTGTTCCTGAATTACAGATGTTAGAGGTTCCTTGAATGCACCAAGAAAGACTTTTCAATTTAGTATTAAAGATGCCACATAATTGTGACCTACTAGAAAGTAACATCATTGTATCTTCCAGGCTGTAAATGCTATTTGGTAATTCAAAATGTGGGAACCCTCAAATCataaatagtttgtttttcctgacaCATAATGtacagcttttatttttctgtcatgaGGCTGTTAGAAATCAGAATGTAGTTGTGTATATGACACTGACAAGTTCTTTGAGGAAAACCTagattaattttattgttaAGACAAACTAACATTGATGTTCATAAAGTCCTTGGAGAGGTTAAACTCTTGTCTAATCACTAACAACAGGAAAGTACTTAAAATGTGGTTTATTCATTATATGCAGTTACCAAACTAGTGCGTTTTAGCTGCTGTTTACAATGATCAATATAGATtccattgttttattttaggcTTTTTGTGCCTTTTCACCAATTTCTGCATCCAAGTCATACTTGGGGGATCAAGACAATTACTTAAAGTTGTGTAAGATTAATCTGTCTTTTAATCCTGTGTGGATCACAGTTGAATGTCTTAGAAAGTTCAGTTTCCTTTTATCACTTTCGCTAACAATGAAAAACTATTGCATTACTTATTTGGGAAACAAATCATAAATTGTAAGTATTATCAACGTTTATGTGTGTTACTGTTAAAAGTCTATCGGAAAATACAATCATTGAGGGTTTCTTTTACAGCTTTCAGAAATGTTGAAGCGAATGAATGAACATTTCAATTCCCTCAAACTGTGTTAACACTAAAGCAGCTTTCACAGGTGAGCAGAGTTTAGCATTTTGGAGACAATCTTATCTGCAGTGTGCTGAGCCGAGTCCAAACACATCAAGTAACTGATTTGATTTCAGAGTAGTTTGACCCTGGGTGGCTGTGGTTACTTggccctttgtgtgtgtttttagccaATGCAGTGTGCGTGTACATATGTGTGATCATTCCACATCATGCCTCATTTTAGACaggaacagattttttttttattaagtgcTGTAGACAAATTAGGATATTGAAACAAACTGGACTGGTTTTCCTAAAAGGAGTCTTTGGGTTTGAGGTCAATCAGCTGAAACATATCAAACAGCTGCAGGATTCATGTTGAATCACTTCATAATGGGTTTAGTAACATGATCTTCTCAGTAtaaagcttcttaaatgtattattttgaaGACAATCCAATTTCTGGAAGGACCAgattaatgtttaatttgaacTCCCGAAccttaaacaaatattttataattgcAGCATAAAAGTGTTATTTCTTTACAGCTCGTTAACCTCGATACTGATGAGCTCTGTACTTCAAAATTTCCCAAAACTGTTGCTTGAAATTGTAAGAATCTGAGTAACTCGGCTGTTTGACATCTGAGTGTTTCGCTCTGCGAGATCCTTTTAGGAAAACTAGTCCTGGGTTAAAGTGGAAGGAGAAGTGAGAACAACAGTGTTTTCAGGACATGTTGtagacatgttttaatgctAACAATGATCTGTAATGTGACGTGTGTTGATATGAAACATGTATGTTTGTTGGGATCAGGGTGCAGGCATTCGGCGATAACGAAAAACCCTGATTTGTATTGAGAAAAGATGCATTcaactgtgaaaataaaactaatgcagtGGCATCACGTTAACCTGCTCTGTCTGAGTTATTGTTGTATTGAAACAGTTATAAAGTGATTTTTGAcctttacagcagcagcacaggtgTTTGGACAAAGGTCAAGTTTCAGGCTTTTTCTATGTCAATTACAgagatggaaagtaactaagtagaTTTACTCAAGCACCATTTTTAGGTAATTACACATTACCAGAGTAGTGGAAATTTGGGATGAATTCAGATGTAAATATTCGACTTCTTAGTCCAGTTTATCTGACGGCTGGAGTTACTGGCTGTACCgaagattcagattttacattcAACATGAGACACAATGAGCTCATTTAGTATTGGCAACATGAAAAATGGGATAATGAGATTTGGAATAAGCCAAAACTTATTACATATGATTTAATCAGTAGTTAAGTAAACTTTGAATTCTGTGAAATTTAATCAGCATAAAAAGAGAAGATCTCTGTGATATCTTTCCAGGATGTCATGTTCATATTGAAGAACAGGATTGGCTTTGTCGGTTATGTGAGTTAAATAAAGTAGAAAATGAAATGCgttttgttttgtatcataACTCCAGAAAGAAGTTAAATGAGATGACTTTCTTATGGAAGATGttgaaattatgaaaacaattcTGCTCTGTGTGAGTATTTGGACAAAGTCTGGTCAtttagaaaaaatgttttcaacacgtagcttttatattgtttttggttattttgtttgtttttctgtgtaaaatatgttttccttctaatacacacagtatgtaGTTTGCagcaatgatttgtttttctttggaacatgaatgtctatCACCAGAagttgttatttctgttgtaTTATTGTGTCATGTAATAGACCATTTTAATGGTAAGAcatgaatgtaaaaaagaatCCTGAAGTCATTCATATTAAGTTTCATATAATCTTACACTCTACTGAAGGATCCagtgactattccctgtggacacaactactgcatgagctgtattaaaacCTTCTGGGATGGAGAAGATCAGAAAAACCACAGCTGTCCTCAGTGCCGAAAGACTTTCATACCGAGGCCTGacctggtgaaaaacaccatgttagcagagTTAATGGAGGaactgaagaagactggactggGAGCTGCTCCAGCTGATCAttgctatgctggacctgaggatgtggcctgtgatgtctgtactgggaggaagctgaaagccctcAAATCCTGTGTGGTTTGTCTGGCCTCCTACTGTGAGCAACACCTTCAGCCTCACTACGAGTCTCctacttttaaaaaacacaaactgattgAAGCTTCTGTTAAACTTCAGGAGACCATCTGCTCTCGTCACAATAACGTGATGAAGATTTTCTGCCGCACTGATCAGCAGTGTATCTGTATGCTTTGCTCcatggatgaacataaaggccacgacacaatgtcagctgcagcagaaaggacagaGAAGCAGAAGGAGCTTGGcatcagacagaaaaaaatccatcagAGGGTccagaacagagaggaagatgtgAAGGagcttcaacaggaggtggaggctatcaatcgctctgctgataaagcagtggaggacagtgagaagatcttcgCTGAGTTGATCCGTGACATTCAGAAAAGAAGCTCAGATGTGAAGCAACAGATCAGATCTCAGCAggaaactgaactgaatcagGTCAAAGATCTTCAGGAGAAGTTGCAGCAGGAGATcaaggagctgaagaagaaagaCGCTGAGCTGGAGAAGCTCTTACGCACAGAAGATCACACCCA
Encoded proteins:
- the LOC122974126 gene encoding tripartite motif-containing protein 16-like, coding for MSCIKTFWDGEDQKNHSCPQCRKTFIPRPDLVKNTMLAELMEELKKTGLGAAPADHCYAGPEDVACDVCTGRKLKALKSCVVCLASYCEQHLQPHYESPTFKKHKLIEASVKLQETICSRHNNVMKIFCRTDQQCICMLCSMDEHKGHDTMSAAAERTEKQKELGIRQKKIHQRVQNREEDVKELQQEVEAINRSADKAVEDSEKIFAELIRDIQKRSSDVKQQIRSQQETELNQVKDLQEKLQQEIKELKKKDAELEKLLRTEDHTQFLHKYPSLSGVCGSAGSPRTNINHLWYFKDVMAAVTVVRDKLQIILSEKWPQAEPKTRVEFLQYSRQITLDPNTAHSFLVLSDGNRKITFNDKDKTYSQHPDRFTCISQVLSKDGLTGRCYWEIERSGDVKIAVAYKTIGRSGDFNAHVFGYNERSWTLRCYTGYMFRHNKISAAISGPQSSRIGVYLDHSAGILSFYSVSETMTLLYRVQTTFTLPLYAGLMLWFNGDTAELCEFK